The genome window CCGCAGTTTGGCGTCCAGGTTGCTAAGCGGCTCATCGAAAAGAATTACCTTGGGCTCGGCTGCCAGCGCCCGCGCAAGGGCTACCCGCTGCTGCTGCCCACCGCTGAGTTTCGTTGCCGGACGATTCCCGAATCCGTCCAACTGGACAAAATGGAGCGTCTTTTCCACCCGTTCGGCTATTTCCTCCTTTGGAACTTTCTGCGTCTGCAACGGATAGGCGACGTTATCGAATACATTCATGTGCGGCCAGATGGCGTAGCTTTGAAAGACCATCCCCAAGCCCCGTTTCTCCGGGGCCAGCGAAATGCCCTTCTGCGATGAAAAAACCACCTCGTCGCCGATGACAATTTCCCCGGCGTCGGGCATCTCCAAACCAACGATGCACCGCAAAAGCGTGGTCTTGCCGCAACCGCTGGGTCCCAAAAGCGTGAAGATTCGGTTGGCGGGGATGGTCAGATCAATGTGGTCGAGTGCCGCAAAGCTCTTTTTCTCCACGGTGTAGTTTTTACAGAGATTTCTGATCGTTATTTCCATGATTGCATTTCCAGAAATGTTCCGGAAGCGTTGCACAAACTCCCGGAACATCGAAAGATAAAAACAGGTCGAGACAACCGCTTACGGCCTCGCAAAAATCTTTTTGAATTCCTTGCCCCAGCTCTTGATCTCCGCATCGGAAAGCTCCCGGATCGGGATGACCTTCGCCTTGTCGATCCCGGCGATCGGCGGGTAAACGCCCGGGGTAAGAACATATTCGCCGACCTTGGCGGCCATGATGGTCATAGCGTCCCGGGAGAGCCAGTAGTCCACAAACAGGCGGGCCGCATTCGGGTGCGGGGCCTTGGCGGCAATCGCAATCCCGCGCGGCGTTCCCATCATCGGCTGCGAAACATGCGCCCAATCCAGCGGCGCCGGGGCCTTGGTAACAATATATTTCGGCATGGAGATGCCGATCAGCTTCTCGCCGCTTTCAATCGGGGCGGGGGTTGGGCCGAACGACGCGACGAACATGGGGTCGTTCGCGGCCAGTCCCTTGAGAAATTTCATCCACTCGGCATCGGATTTAATGACATTTTCCTTCAGACCCACCAGCCAGGAAATGGTCGTCGGATGGGTGGCGGGATCGGCCATGACGATCTTCCCCTTCCATTTGGGATCGGTCAAATCCTGATATGTTTTGGGAACATCTGCCGGTTTTACCAGTTCCTTGTTGTAGATGAGGGCGGCGTATTCGATCCCGAAGAGCTGGATCTTGCCGTCGGTATTCGCCCACTTCGGATACCCGGCCGCGGCCGGGGAGACGTAGGAGGCAATCACCCCCTTCTCCTTCAGGAATTCAAGAACCGGAACCGGGGCCTGCAGAACATCGGCAGTGAGTTTTCCGGCGGCATGTTCCGTCATGATCGTCGCGACAAACTTGGTTGTGGAAAGCCGCGTGTACTCAGCCTTGACGCCATATTTTTTCCCGAAATCAGCGATGATCGGCTCAATGGCGGTCATGTTCGCGTAAAAGGCGACCTTGCCCTCCGCCTTAGCCTTTTCGACCAGCGCCCCCGACGGCTCCGCCGCAAACGCAGCCACAGCCGTGAGGACGGATAGAATTACCCCCAATGCCATCTTTTTCCTCATTTTTTCTCCTTTCCGGTTGTTCACCAACTATTCCTTCGTTTTCAATCCTGTTTCCTGACTGCATCGGCACCCGCTGCATGTCCGGCGAACCATTTTGTCAATTGAATCATTGACGGATGCTGATTATTATATCCCCCGTTCCGAAAGCAAGAAAAAAATAAACACGCTTCCCCCGTAAATTGGCAACTGCCTTTCTCCATCCCCTGTTGCAGGCCTTCATATTGCTTGACAAATTATCGTGACTATGGTTTAGAGCCCAATCAATAAACATCGGATTGGGAGAATTTAAAATGAAGAAGACATTGACCACATTCAGCAATACCAAAAGAAAACGCACCCATGGGTTTCTGGTGCGCATGGCCACCAAGGGCGGTCGGAATGTCCTCAGCCGAAGGCGGGCAAAGGGCCGCAAACGGCTGGCGGTTTAAGGGATTTACAGTTTCAGGCGGGGATAACCAGCCCCTTTCACAGGGGGCAACTTGAATGGAATCTCAATCGTTTCAACAAGAAGAGCGGATCAGAAAAAGGCAGGACTACCTGCGAATCTATGATCAGGGTAAAAGGGTTTACACCAGAAACTTCACCATCATCACCTGCCCTAATCAGACCAATGCAAGAAGGCTGGGAACCACGGTAAGCAAGAAAGTTGGAAACGCCGTCAAAAGAAACCGAATCAAACGTCTTTTACGGGAGTTTTTCCGACTGAACAAGGAAAGGCTTCCGGCAGCGCACGATATCGTGGTAATCGCCAAAAGGGGCATTTCACAATTGACATATAAGGATGTTTACGCCGAGCTTGAAAGTCGGCTGCTAACGAGAACAGATGTCTAAAAAAAACATTTTTTCAGTGACATTCGGAAAACTGCTGGTGATACTGGTGCGTATCTACCAGATAGCCATTTCGCCGCTTATCGGTTCCAACTGCCGATTTTACCCTACCTGTTCCGAATACACGATCACTGCTTTGCAGCATTACGGCCCTTTCAAGGGGATGTTTATGGGCATCAGGCGCATCCTCCGCTGCAACCCCTGGAACCCCGGTGGGTATGACCCGGTAAAATGAAAATAACGCTACAAATTTGGAGGTTTTAATGGACAAGAAAACAATTCTTGCCGTCGTTTTATCGGTTATTGTCTTGATGGGATATCAATATTTTTTCGCCAAGCCCCCGGTCAAACCGCCTGTGCAGCAGCAGTCCGCCGCCGTATCCGGCGCCGATAAAAAGGCCCCCGCTGCGGTCCCGCAGAACGTGCTGCCGTCAGTCGCAACCAACAACGCCGCCACCACCGCGCCGGGTACTATAATATCTGCAACAGCAATCATCGGCTCCGAACGGGACGTTGTCGTGGAAACCCCCCTTTACCGGGCGATCTTCACCACCCGGGGCGCGGCGTTGAAATCCTTTCAGTTGAAGCAGTACAAAACATCCATTCCCGGCACCAAAGACATTGCCGAAACCTTCTATGGGCTGATCGGCAAAACAAAACCGGTTCACGAAGCGCCCCAGCCAATCGAGCTGGTTCATGTAACTGAAGGAATGCCCCTGCCCTTTACCGTAACCTTTCCGGACTCAACGATCAATATTCCGGATAACGCCTTCTTTGAGGCGCAGGGCAGTCTGCTCGATCTGACTAAAGGGGAAGCAAACCGCAGTCTCGTCTTCACCCAATCCTATCCCGGCGATCTGCGCATCGACAAGATATTCACCTTCAATCGCGAAAGTTACTCCTTTGATCTGGAAGTTAAGGTGCACAACCTCCGGGATGCTCCAATCAATCAAAACGCGGCCCTGACCTGGCACCAGTTTGTGGATCCGGAGGCGCCGACCGACAGTTACGGCCACGATGGACCGGTTTCCTATGTGGCCGATAAAATAGATCGTCCCGCGGTCAAGAAGATGGATGCGGACAAAACAATGGGACCCTATGTCTCCTGGGGGGGCTTCGAAAGCAAATACTTCATTGCCGCGATGATCCCGCAAAACCCTTCCTTGACAAGCATGAGGCTGGTTAAAACTCAAGGCGATCTGGTTTCTGTAAGTATGCTGGGGCCAAAGAACGTGGTTCCACCAGGGCAGCCCTCCGTCTTCAAGTACAAATTGTTTCTTGGGCCCAAGGATTTCAATGTTTTGAAGGCACAGGGCATCAAGCTGGAGAACGCCATCGATTTTGGAGACTGGCTGAAATGGCTTGCCATTCCAATGCTGCTTACCCTCAAGTTCATCTACGGCTATATTCACAATTACGGAATCGCGATTATCCTGCTGACGATCCTGATCAAGCTGATCTTCTGGCCGCTGGGCAACAAGAGCTACCGCTCGATGAAGGAGATGCAGAAGCTACAGCCCAAAATGGCGGAATTGCGTGAAAAATACAAGAATGACAAGGCCCGGCTCAGCCAGGAATCAATGGCTCTCTACAAAACCCACAAAGTGAACCCGATGGGCGGCTGCCTGCCGATGGTCGTGCAGATACCCGTTTTCTTCGGCCTCTACAAGGGGTTGCTGTACGCGATCGAGTTGCGTCATGCCCCGTTTTTCTGGTGGATTCAGGATCTCTCCGCAAAGGATCCCTACTACTTAACGCCTCTGATTATGGGCGCAACGATGTTCATGCAGCAGAAGATGACCCCGACGGGCGCCGACCCCATGCAGGCAAAAATAATGATGTTTATGCCGATTATTTTCACCTTCATGTTTCTAAATTTCCCATCGGGACTGGTTATCTACTGGCTTCTCAATAACGTAATCAGCATCGGCCAGCAGATGTACACCAACAA of Syntrophobacterales bacterium contains these proteins:
- the rnpA gene encoding ribonuclease P protein component, with product MESQSFQQEERIRKRQDYLRIYDQGKRVYTRNFTIITCPNQTNARRLGTTVSKKVGNAVKRNRIKRLLREFFRLNKERLPAAHDIVVIAKRGISQLTYKDVYAELESRLLTRTDV
- the yidC gene encoding membrane protein insertase YidC, whose protein sequence is MDKKTILAVVLSVIVLMGYQYFFAKPPVKPPVQQQSAAVSGADKKAPAAVPQNVLPSVATNNAATTAPGTIISATAIIGSERDVVVETPLYRAIFTTRGAALKSFQLKQYKTSIPGTKDIAETFYGLIGKTKPVHEAPQPIELVHVTEGMPLPFTVTFPDSTINIPDNAFFEAQGSLLDLTKGEANRSLVFTQSYPGDLRIDKIFTFNRESYSFDLEVKVHNLRDAPINQNAALTWHQFVDPEAPTDSYGHDGPVSYVADKIDRPAVKKMDADKTMGPYVSWGGFESKYFIAAMIPQNPSLTSMRLVKTQGDLVSVSMLGPKNVVPPGQPSVFKYKLFLGPKDFNVLKAQGIKLENAIDFGDWLKWLAIPMLLTLKFIYGYIHNYGIAIILLTILIKLIFWPLGNKSYRSMKEMQKLQPKMAELREKYKNDKARLSQESMALYKTHKVNPMGGCLPMVVQIPVFFGLYKGLLYAIELRHAPFFWWIQDLSAKDPYYLTPLIMGATMFMQQKMTPTGADPMQAKIMMFMPIIFTFMFLNFPSGLVIYWLLNNVISIGQQMYTNKKLA
- a CDS encoding extracellular solute-binding protein, encoding MRKKMALGVILSVLTAVAAFAAEPSGALVEKAKAEGKVAFYANMTAIEPIIADFGKKYGVKAEYTRLSTTKFVATIMTEHAAGKLTADVLQAPVPVLEFLKEKGVIASYVSPAAAGYPKWANTDGKIQLFGIEYAALIYNKELVKPADVPKTYQDLTDPKWKGKIVMADPATHPTTISWLVGLKENVIKSDAEWMKFLKGLAANDPMFVASFGPTPAPIESGEKLIGISMPKYIVTKAPAPLDWAHVSQPMMGTPRGIAIAAKAPHPNAARLFVDYWLSRDAMTIMAAKVGEYVLTPGVYPPIAGIDKAKVIPIRELSDAEIKSWGKEFKKIFARP
- the yidD gene encoding membrane protein insertion efficiency factor YidD, with product MSKKNIFSVTFGKLLVILVRIYQIAISPLIGSNCRFYPTCSEYTITALQHYGPFKGMFMGIRRILRCNPWNPGGYDPVK
- the rpmH gene encoding 50S ribosomal protein L34; translated protein: MKKTLTTFSNTKRKRTHGFLVRMATKGGRNVLSRRRAKGRKRLAV